A genomic region of Choristoneura fumiferana chromosome 15, NRCan_CFum_1, whole genome shotgun sequence contains the following coding sequences:
- the LOC141435920 gene encoding alpha-(1,3)-fucosyltransferase C-like: MTRYTPLNSPQMPIRNSGRSTFIFVLFCFAFPVSIIYVNSIQYSSAENNEKLMQDALDIVAQDPRFAEKYREKDTFSNELKYILLWTPQDASPFYYLGNGQQGFIKNKCEFTNCFVTPKRDYLGGDITKFDAVAINGRAMRYTTLADLPQQRSPYQKFIFFNLESSTYQPVCNPWFDGYFNWTATYKLNSDIVYSYIYIRNSEGEPVGPRIDMEWITDMKEVDDDFKKKLQTKKKAAAWFVSHCKTRSKRENYVKYLLKALASYGLTVDIYGGCGAFRCSRAQEKYCNTKVETDYYFYLSFENAFAEDYVTEKLLTALNHNAVPIVYGGSNYSRFLPPGSYIDARRHEPTGLAIWMAHLISTPSDYYEYFRWRNHYSYSESEPIEDVCNVCAALNDKEKVLTQSVYEHFRSWWNPDWEERCQEDNWST; encoded by the exons ATGACGAGATATACTCCATTAAATTCCCCCCAAATGCCTATCCGGAATTCAGGACGTTCAACATTCATCTtcgtattattttgttttgcttttccCGTATCTATAATATACGTGAACTCAATTCAGTATTCGTCAGCTGAAAACAATGAAAAACTTATGCAAGACGCTTTGGATATAGTCGCTCAAGATCCAAGATTTGCCGAAAAATACAGAGAAAAGGATACTTTTTCAAATGAACTTAAGTATATATTGCTCTGGACGCCTCAAGACGCTTCACCGTTCTATTATTTAGGAAATGGTCAGCAAGGCTTCATTAAGAACAAATGTGAGTTCACAAATTGCTTCGTTACACCGAAAAGGGATTACTTAGGTGGTGACATAACCAAGTTTGACGCTGTAGCGATCAATGGACGAGCTATGAGGTACACTACACTAGCTGATCTACCGCAGCAGAGATCTCCGTaccaaaaatttatatttttcaaccTAGAATCATCGACTTACCAGCCAGTATGCAATCCGTGGTTTGATGGTTACTTTAATTGGACTGCAACTTACAAGCTTAACTCCGATATAGTGTACTCTTATATCTATATAAGAAATAGCGAAGGTGAACCAGTAGGGCCAAGAATTGACATGGAATGGATTACAGATATGAAAGAagttgatgatgattttaaaaagAAGTTGCAGACTAAGAAGAAAGCAGCTGCGTGGTTTGTTTCACACTGTAAAACTAGGAGTAAGAGAGAAAATTATGTTAAGTATTTGCTAAAGGCGTTAGCATCATACGGATTAACAGTTGACATATACGGTGGCTGTGGTGCATTCCGATGTTCCAGGGCCCAGGAAAAGTACTGCAACACTAAAGTGGAGACTGACTACTACTTCTATCTGTCATTTGAAAACGCATTTGCAGAAGATTATGTTACGGAAAAATTGCTGACTGCCCTGAACCATAACGCTGTTCCCATTGTTTATGGTGGATCCAATTACTCAAG ATTTCTTCCACCTGGTTCTTACATCGACGCCCGCAGGCACGAGCCAACAGGGCTAGCAATTTGGATGGCCCACCTGATATCAACTCCAAGCGATTACTACGAGTACTTTCGCTGGAGGAACCACTATTCTTACTCAGAGTCTGAACCTATAGAGGATGTGTGCAACGTATGCGCAGCTCTCAATGACAAGGAGAAGGTGCTTACTCAGTCGGTATACGAGCATTTCAGGAGCTGGTGGAATCCGGATTGGGAGGAGCGGTGTCAAGAAGACAATTGGAGTACGTGA